A stretch of DNA from Micromonospora sp. NBC_01813:
CGTCGACGGCGTACAGGTGCAGGTCGGCGGTGGACAGCGACCGGGCCAGCGACGCGGTCAGCGTGCGCAGCAGCTGTGACCGGCCCGACCGGGAGGCACCCAGCACGTAGAGATGTCCGAGCGCGGCGAGGTCGCAGGCCAGCACCGGCTGGCGCTGCTGCTGTGGCAGGTCGGCCAGCGCGTACGGCACCGGCGGCAGACCGGGACCGGTGTGGGACTTCGGGAGGGCGAGGTCGTCCAGCAGCACGACCGGCGGCAGTGGCGGCAGCCACGGGCTCGGCTGCTGCTCGCAGCCCACCTCCCGGGCGGCGGCTGCGATCGCGTCGACCAGCACGTCCAGGTCGGTGGCGGCCAACGCGTCCGGCGCGGTGCCGTCACGCGTCGGCTCGACCGGCGGCGGCAACGCCCGGCCCAGCCGTGACCAGGGCAACTCCGTACGGTGCACCGCCGCTGCCGGCCGGGACTGCTGCGCGTCCGGGTCGCCACCCTGGTACACCGCGCCCACGTACCCGGTCTGAAACGGCAGGGTGGACCGGTGGGCGAGCCGGGCCAACGCCCGACCCGGGGTGGCCACCGGGATCATCGCGGCGTCCGGCACGTCGATGACGTCCGTACTCTCCATCGGATCGGTGACCCGCAGCGCGATGCGCAGGTTGGTGTTGGCGCGGATGTCGGTGGTCACCACGCCGGCCGGACGTTGGGTGGCCAGGATCAGATGGATTCCCAGCGACCGGCCCCGCTGGGCGATGCTGACCAACCCGGGGATGAAGTCCGGAACCTCCCGGACGAGCGTGGCGAACTCGTCGATGACCAGCACCAGCCGGGGCACCGCCGGCAACGAAGGGTCGCGGCCACGCATGGTCCGGTACTGGACGAGGTCCTTGACGGCGACCCCGGCCAGGATCTCCTCCCGGCGGCGCAACTCCGCGCCCAGCGACTCCAGGGCCCGGACCACCAACGCGCTGTCCAGGTCGGTGACCATGCCGAGGGTGTGCGGCAGCCGCACGCAACTGTGGAACGCGCTACCACCCTTGTAGTCGACCAGGACGAAGGTCAACTCGTCGGGGCGGTTCGCTGCGGCCAAGGAGACCACCATGGACTGCAGCAGCTCGGACTTGCCGGCACCGGTGGTTCCGGCGATCAACGCGTGCGGCCCGTCACGGACCAGGTCGAGCGCGACCGTTCCGTCGAAACCACTACCGATCACGAAACTCGTGGAGGCGGGTTGTCGCGACCAGCGGTCGGCCAGGTCGACGCTGTCCGGCGGGTCGGCGTCGAGCAGGTCCAGCAGCCGGCTGCGGTCTGGCAGCCCGGCCGTCTCGTCCGGGGTCACATCCCGCAGCGGGGCCATCGCCCGTGCCACCCGCTCACACCACTGCGCGGTGATGAGGTCCGGACGCACTCCGGTTGCCTCGGGCACGCCGGTCTGCCGTACCGTCAGCCCGTCCGCGTCCGCGCGTAGCACGGCGGTGCACTCCTCAGGCAGCAGCCGTTCCTCCGCGTCGATGCAGATCGCGAAGACCCGCACCGCCGGCCCGTCGGTGAGCACCTGCACCATGCCGGGCACGTCGCGCAGCCGCCGCGCGCCGTCGACGACCAGCACCACGTCGGGTTCGCTGAACAGGACCTGGCCGAGCTGCGAACCCCGGGCCTTGGTCCGCGCGGCGACCAGCGACACCAGCTCCCCCACCCGGTTCGCCACGGTCTCCGGGTCGTTGCCGACCAGCGTGTAGGGCCGGGCGGTCGGGACACCATCCTCGGCCGGCCGGGTGTGCGGCAGCCAGCGCACCCAGCTCCACCGCTCCTCCCCAGCCGGCTCGGTCAACACATGAATCCGCAGGTCACGCGGGCTGTGTAGGGCTGCGGCCTGGAGGACGAGCCAGCGTGCCGTCGCGTACGTCGTCTCCGCCGCGCCGGCCAGGCCAACCACCTTGCGGTCGATCAGATCCACGGTGACCGGAACGTCCGGCACGATCCAGCGCAGCTGCCGGTCGGGTTCGGCGCGGGCCGGGTCCTCCACGTCGATCAGCGACGGCTGATCCAGCGTGCCGACCCGCAGCACCAGATGGTCGGGGTCGCGGCGGCGTCGTTCCCACAGCCGTCGGCCGGGGCCGACGGCTGTGAACAGAACGGTCGCCGGGTCGGGCGACGCCTCGCACCGGGCCGACCGTTCCTCGGCGACCGCCGCCGTCAGCTCCCGCATGATCCGGCTGCGCTTGCGGAGGTACTCGGCGAGATCCCTGCGGTACCGCTTACGGCCGCTGCGCCGGTCGGTGTACCAGTTCGCCAATGCCAGGACCGGACTGAGCGCCATGATCAGCAGGAAGAAGTACGACCGGAAGAGAAAGACGAACGCCAGGCCCATCACCATCGGGGCGAGGATCATCAGCAGCGGGATCGGGCGGCTGTTCGGCCTGGTCGGCGGGGTGGGCAGCCGTCGCCGGGCGAAGAGCAACGGCGGCACGATCCGTGGCGGCCGGTTGAAATCCAGCATCGGTACGTCCACGGCCGGGGTCACCGCGGCGTCCGGCGCCGGGCGCGCAACCAGCCGCAGCAGGCTGCTGCCCACCGCCAGGTCCACCCCGGGCGACCAACGGCGAGATCCGTCGTGTCTGCGTCCGGAGCCCTCGGGCTCGTCCGGGTGGTCCCGCTCCTGCCCGGCTCGGCGATCCGCCGCGCGCTGCTCCGGACGGCTCGGGTGCCCGAGCGCGGGCATCGGTTCGGTCGGGACCGGGGTTCGCGGCACCGCCAGACGTACCTCGGTGCCACCGGTGGCCACCCAGGCGCGACCCTGGTCGTCGATGGTGAGCCGGGCGGCGTGCGCGGGCACCCCGCTGCCGCCCGGATCGATCGCCGAACCCGGCGCCGAGCCGATGTCGTGGCTGCCCAGGCCGACCGGCCAGATCCGCCCGGCGCCCGGGCCGCCGACGCCGTGTACCTCCAACCAGTGGGTCCGGGGGTCACCCGGCAGGTACCGCACCCCGCCGCCGGATGCCGGCGCACCGTCGCCCAGCCGGACTCCGGCGACCAGTCCGGCCCGGCGGACCGTCCAGGCCGGTTCCAGCCGCGCCCCGTCGAGGTACCAGTCGCCTGGGGGGCCGTCCTGCTCGGTGAGTGCACCCACCGGCGTTTCCGGGTCGACGTCCAGTGCGACGTCCCGGTCGGCTCCGCCGGAAACGACGGTCAGCAGCAGGCGCATCATCGGTCTCCGGATCGACCGGCGGACTCGACGCCGGAGTAGGCCGTCGGCCGCTGCCCGTCGTGTGCCTGCTCGATCAGGTCGTCGTTGGCGGTGGGCGGAGCCGGTGGTGGATGAATCGCCGGCGGCGGGGCCGGGGACGGCGGCACGGGTGACGGCGGGGCGGGTGGCCGGGCGCGGTCGGGCACGGCCGGCTCCGCTGGCACGGAGGAGGTGCCGACAGCGGTGGGCCCGGTGGAATCCTCCTCGGCCCAGGCGGGTGCGGTCGGGGCGGTGGGCGCGGCCCGGCGGCTGGGCCGCAGGCACCGGGCGAGAGGCGCGGAGTCCACGTCGAGCAGCAGCTCCGGCGCGGTCACCCGACCGGCCAGGTCGACCCGCAACCGCCAGCGTGATCCGGGCAGGTAGCCGGCGACCAGGACCAACAGCCCAGGGTCGTCGGCGACGAGCCCGGCGAGCCGCGCTGTGGTCTGCGGGTCGGGCCGCCGGCAGACCAGGACGGTACGCCCGTGCGGTGCCAGCCGGGTCGCGAGCGCCGTCAGGGCCTCGGACAGTGGCATCCGCTCGGCGCCGACCGCCCCGAGTCCGTAGCCGGGTTCCGTCGCGATGATCAGGCGGTGCACGCCGTGCCCGCCGGTCATGGCCGCCAGCTGGACGACCAGCGCGGACACCAGCCGCTGCACCGGTGTCGGGGCACCGTGGACCGACACGATTCCGGGGCAGCGGGCGAAATCCAGCAGGACCATCGTTCTGGTCTGCACCCCTACGGCGATCGGCAGTGGGTCGTCGGCGACCGGCCAAGGCACCGGGGGCAGCGGATCGCGGGCCGACCAGTGGCGGGGCTCGGTGACCTGCCACGGGGATCCCACCGCCGGCGGCGGCGCGTCCGTTCCCGCGCCAGCGATCCGCACGCTGAGTTCCGCCCGGCCGAGCAGCACCAGGTACGGCCAGAAGTCGTCCCGTTCGGCCAACGCCGATCGAGCCGACACGATCCCGGCTCTGGCCGCCGGCACCGGTCCCGAGCCGGCGAATCGCTCGGCGACCACTCGCATCCCGCGGCGAAGCCGGATGAAGCCGACGATCGGTGCCGCCAGGTCCCTGGCGGCACCGACGATGCCGCGCCGGATGCGGCGTCCGGTGCCACGCAGACCGTACCGGCGATCGAACCACCGCAGCAGCACCACCAGCAGGATCAACAACTCCAGCGCGGTGAGTACGGTCAGCAGCGTCTGCCGATTGGTGTCCAGGAAGCGGCCGAGCTCGCTGAAGGACGGCGCGTTCAACCGTGTTCCTCCTCCGCCCGTAGCGGCCCGTGTACGGCGCGACCGTGCCCTGATGCTAATCGTGGGCAACGGCCGGTCGTAGTGCCGGAACTTCGCGCGGGAGGGGACGAATCCGCAGGTCAACGCGGCCGGCTGGGTCCGACCACCCAGCCGGCTCGACCAGGTGAACTCTGGATGACAACTCGGCTCCGTCAGCTAGGCCCGCCGGTCACCGAGGTCCCGGACTTCGTCAGTTGGTACGTGATCTGCGTACCGCTCCAGAAGTGGAAGGTGAGGGTGACCGCTCCGTCGTTCACCTCGGCGAAGAACTCGGGCTTCAGGACGATGGTGTTCGCGCTGACGTCGGGCTGGAAGTGGGTCCAGAACTCCTTGTACGGAGTCCAGTTGGCCGGTCCGGCCGGGCTGCCGTCGGCGTACTTCGCCTCCATGGTGGCGAGTTGGTCACCGCGGAACTGGGTGGGAATGACGAACGAGCTGGTGGTGCCGGTGGCCGCGGCCTGGGTCGGCGGGTCGTGGCTGAGGATGCTGATCTGCCATGGCACGCCGCTGGAGAAGCGGGCCTCGATCGTGGCGTTGACGCCGTGGGCACGGTTACCGACCAGCCTGGTCATGGCCGACTGGGTCAACGTGAGCGTGCTGCCGGCGACCGTGTAGTCCGTACCGTTGATCAGTTGGGTGTTGCCGTGCCAGAGGCTCCGGAAGGCGGTGCCGTTGAGGTTGAGGGTGAGTGACCTGCTGGTGATGGCGCCGGAGCGGGCGACGTAGATCTGGTCCGAGGACGCGGTGGCCGAGCGGGCCGTCAGGCTCGCCCGCATCATTTCGTAGATGCCCTGGTCGCGCCAGCGCAGCTCGGGCCGGTGCAGGAACGAACCCGCGTCCCAGAGCATCGTGGTGAGCTGTCTGACGCGAGCGTGGTAGCCGACGGCCTCGAAGAACTTCAGCAACTCGCCCCGTTGGATGATGCCGGGCCGGGTGTAGTCGTAGCTGAGCAGGGCCCATTCGCCGATGATCACCGGGATGTCGCGGGAGACGAAGGTGTCGTACGCCCGGTCGAAGGTGTTCAGGATGTCCTGTTCGACGTTGCTGTCGTAGCGGGTGCCGCCAGCAATGTTGACGCTGAACGGCCACCACCCGTAGAAGTGGATGGTCGCCACCAGGTTGGGGTCGTCCAACTGGTCGAACGTGGTGATCAGGGCATCCATCCGGGCCTGCTCGCCACTGGTGTGCAGGGTGGGGAGCACCAGCAGCCGGGTGGCGTTGTTTCCGCCCGATTGGCGTACGAGGTGGACGAACTCGACGTTGAGCTCGTGCAGCAGTTGATCGCTCTCGGCGTCGCTGGCCGTGCCGGCGAACTGTGGCTCGTTGATGCTCTCGAACACCAGCTTCGGCGAGTGGTTCCGGAAGGTGGCGGCGAGCTGCGACCACAGGGCCGTGTACCGGTCCATCACCGTGGTGCGATCGGTCGGGTAGGTGTTGATCCACTGCCAGGAGTCGTGGTGGAGGTTGATCATCACGTAGAAGCCCTCCGCCAGTGACCAGTCCACGACCTCCTGGATGCGGGTCAGCCAGGTCGGGTCGATCGTGTAGTCCGGCGCGGGACCGTGGTGATTGCTCCAGGTGATCGGGATCCTGATGCTGTTGTATCCCTGCGAGCGCACGTGCCGCAGCATCGCCTGCGTCGTCAGTGGGTTGCCCCACGCCGTCTCGTCCGGGATCGCGTCGAAGGTGTTGCCCAGGTTCCAGCCGGGCTGCATCGCCGCTACCGCCGCCATCGGGTCCGCTGGCTGCGGTGACGGCGACGGCGAGACCGATGGCGAGACCGACGGCGACGGAGACACCGACGGCGAGACACTCGGGGTCGGGGTCGGTGTCGCGGTGGGCCCGACGTTGCCGGTGCAGGCCACACCGTTGAGGCTGAACGAGGTAGGGGTGGTGTTGCTGCCCGACCAGGCTCCGTTGAAGCCGAACGAGACCGTCGAGTTGGTGGCGATCGTCGCGTTGTAGCTCATGTTGGTCGCGGTGACCTGGCTGCCCGACGAGGCCACCGTCGCGTTCCAGGCCTGGGTCACGCGCTGGCCGGACGGGAACGCCCAGGCCAGCCGCCACCCGTTGAGCGGATCGCCGAGGTTGGTCACGTTCACGTTGGCGGTGAAGCCACCCGGCCACTGAGCCGAGACCGTGTACGCCACCCGGCAGCCGGCTGCCGCCTGTGCGTTGGTCGTCACTACCGTCCCCGCGAGCAGCAGCGCGGCCACCCCGCCGGCGACCAGGCCGAGTCGTAGCGGAAACTTTCGGATGCTTCGCGAACTCATCAGGAAACTCCTCGCCAGGTTGGCGTCGATGGATCGGCTTGGGTGCGACGGGCGCATCGGTGCTCGCAGCGGCGCCACGATGGCGCGGAGGATGTCGGCACGACGGTGCGCAGGCGGGCAGCAGCGGCGGCGGACGCTGCCCTGGGCATCCGCGACGAGTTGGCTCCCGCAGAGAAACGATCGGGCACATAAGGCCGAAAGTTTCTGCTGGGCACGTTACAGTTTCCACCTATCGACGTCAACGGTTGTCGATGTCCGGCTCCGGTCGGTGCCCGGCCAGCAGTTATCCTTGCGTCCTGAATCGAGGCTGGAGACAGCCCGTGCGGGTGGGGCAGCTGCGGGCCCGGGGCCGCCGGTCGGCGAGGGAGGTGGCCAGGTTGGCAGGTGTCGGTCCGGGCGAGCCGGCTACCGTACGGGGTCGGCGGCCCGGTGACCCGTCGAGACCGGTGACCATCGCTGCCATCGCCGAGTCCGCCGGGGTGTCCATTCCCACCGTATCCAAGGTCATCAACGGCCGGTCCGGTGTCGCGGCGGACACCCGGGCCCGGGTCGAGGCGTTGATCAGCCAGGCCGGATACCGCAGGTCGTCGCCGGTCAGTCGCAGCAACACGATGGAACTCGTCTTCGACCAGATCGAGGACATGTGGGGCCTGCAGATCATCCGCGGCGTCGAGCGGGCGGCCCGGCAGCAGCGCGTCGGGGTGGTCCTGACCGAGTTCGGCCCGCAACGCGGCGCGATCCGCTACTGGATCGACGACACCATCTCCCGCCGCCCGGACTGTCTCGTGGCCGTGGCCCAACTGGACGAGGAGCAGCGCAACCAACTGCGGGCCCGGGGTATCCCGTTCGTGGTCTTCGACCCCACCACTGAGCTGCCCGACGACGTTCCCTTCGTCGGAGCGACCAACTGGGCCGGCGGCCGGTCGGCGACCCGTCACCTCATCGGCCAGGGGCACCGACGTATCGCGATGATCGCCGGACCGGACCAGGTCCTGTGCTGCCGAGCCCGGCTGGACGGCTACCGCTCAGCCCTCGACGCCGCCGGCCTGCCGGCGGATCCCGGCCTGATCGTCCATGCCGGACTGAACCAGGAGGCCGGCGAGGCCGCCGCGATCGACCTGCTGAACCGTCCCGACCGCCCCACGGCGATCTTTGCCTGCAACGACCTGCAGGCGCTCGGCGTCTACCGGGCCGCCCGCCGGACCGGTCTGCGGATCCCGACGGACCTGAGCGTGGTCGGCTTCGACGACCTACCGGTGGCCACCCTGGTCGATCCCGCGCTGACCACCGTCCACCAGCCGCTGATCGAGATGGCCGCCACCGCGACCGAGCTGGCCCTGGCGCTCGGCCGCGGCGAACAGACCACGCAGATCGGGCTGGAGCTGGCCACGACCCTCGCGGTACGGCAGAGCACCGCGCCGCCGCCCGCGTTCCGCGACCGGCTGGTCAGCTGATGATGATCCGGTCGATGTCGGGTGAAAGCCCGGAGAACCGCAGCGTGTTCCGGCCCGCCGGCAGGTGCGCCTCGAACGTGAAGGCCGACGGCGTCCCCCAGCCACCGGAGCCGGCCACCGGATACACCGTGACCGGCCCGCCGTTGACCTGCACCGAGGCCTTCCGCTCGCCGTCGGATTCGTACCGGACCGTTACCGTACGGGTGCCGGCCACCGGCAGGGTGGCGTACACCTCGAGGTAGCTCGCGCTGTCGATGTACCGCACCCGGGCCCCACCGTCGCAGGTGGCGCAGCTGGCGACCTTGGCTCCGCCGGCCAGGAGATTGCCCGGTGCCTCCGCCTCGACGCTGACCGCGGTGAATGCGGGTGCGACCGGGGTGGATACCGGCGTGGTGGGCTGGGCCAACTCGGTTGGCCGGGCTGCGGGCGAGACCGGCGGCGGTGTGCCCACCGCCGGTGGAATACCGGGCAGATCGGATCGCGTCGGCGACGGGGTCGCCGGTGGCTCGAAGCTCGGCGCGGGCCATGCCGGAAGAGGGGCGGCCGGCACCGGTTGTGCTTCGCTGCTTGCCACAGTGGAATCGGCCTTGGACGGTTGTTCGGGTCCGACGAACTGGACCAGCACCAGGGCCACGGCGAGGGGAGCCGCGGCCCACAACAGGATCAGCGGCCGGTTGCGGCCCGACTCCCCGGGTGACTCGTCGTCCGGATCCATCCGCTGCAGCCTATCCGAGAGGCTCGGGCATGGCCTCGCTGGCGGAACAGGATCGGCAGGTCGTGCCGGGTATCCTCGAGCGAGTCCGGCTGTCTGCGGCCGGCGTGCTGCCGCAAGGCGCTGGAGCGGTCCGGGGGGGCGACGCCGTGCTGACCACCAGAGTGCCAGGCTTCGTGCTCGGTGCGGCCCTGCTGCTGACGCCCGACTCAGCGTCGGGGGCACACCAGGGCGTGGCGGATCTGGTGACGGCACCGGCCAGTGCCGGCCCGGTGAAGTACTACATCGTCGGCCCGCCGGTGAACAGCCAGCCGGAGTACCTGTTCGCTATCGCAGCCGCCACGCTGGGTGATGGCAATCGGCTACAGGAGATATTCGACCTGAACCAGGGACGTCAGCAACCGTACGGCGACACGCTGGTCGACCCGACGCGGATCGAGCCGGGCTGGGTGCTCCTGCTGCCGCCGGACGCCTCGGGACCCGGCGTGATGGTCGGCGAGCCCCCCGACGTCGCCGCGCCAAAGACGGCCACCGCCGAGCCGCGCTCGACCGACCGTTCGTCGATGTCGGTCTCATCCGACCTGCTGCGGCTGGTCAGCGCGGTGCTGCTGATCGCGGTGGTCGGCCTCGTCGGCGCGGCGTCGCTGTTGCTGTGGCGGGGCACGAGGTGACACCGACCGCAGCCGCTGGCCGTACCGCGGCGTCGGTGGCCGGCAGATGGTCGGCCGGATTGCTGGCAGCGGCGGTGGCCGGGGTCGTGATCGCACCGGCACCGGCGGTGGCCGCGCCGGTCCCGGCGCAGGCCGCACCGGCGGCGGACTGTCCGGCACCAGTCGACCAGATCGTGGCCGAGACGTCCTGGGCGCAGTTGCGGCTGGCACCCGATCTGGCCTGGCCGACCGGTCGCGGCCGGGGAATCGCCATCGGCGTGATCGGCTCGGGCATCGACGCGGCCGCACCGGCGCTGGCCGGTCAGGTTGCCGCCGGTGCCGACATCGTCACCGGCAGGGGCTTCGCCAACACCGATTGTCTGGGCGAGGGCACGGAGATGGCCGGGGTTGCCGTCGCCCGGTCCAGGCCCGGCAGTGGCCTGGTGGGCATCGCACCTGACGCGACCGTCATTCCGATCCGGATCGCCGCGGTCGACGGCCGGCAGCGTTCCGCCCAGCTTGCCCTCGGTCTGCAGGTAGCGGTCTCCGCCGGCGCCACTGTGGTGATGCTCGCCGGGCATGTCGACCTCACCGACGCCGACGTGGCCGCTGCCATACGTGCGGCGACCGCCCGTGACGTGGTCGTCGTGGTCGCCGCAGATCAGCTCGTCGGCGACGGCCGGATACCCGGCCTGCTTCGGGTCGGTGCGGTCGACGCCGCGAACCGTCTGGTGGGGGACTACCAACCCGACACGGTCGACGTCCTGGCACCAGGCGCTTCGGTCGTCACGCTCAGCGCGAACGGTTCCGGCGAGGTGGTCCGGACCGGTTCGCACCTCGCGGTCGCGTTCGTGGCCGGGCTGGCCGCGCTCATCCGCTCGGCGGCGGCCGGACTGCCGGCGATCGCCGCCGCCGAGCAGATCAAGCGGACGGCCGATCGGGTCGGCGGAGTCCCGCCCGATCCGCTCACCGGTTGGGGGCTGATCAACCCGGCCGAGGCCGTCCAGGTGCAACAGGACGTGGTCGACCCGGGCGTCCAGCCCAGGCCGGCCGCCGCCGCCCGGATCGACTGGAACCTCACCCTCATCGGCCTGGCCCTGGTGGGCGTGCTGCTGGCAGGCTGGCAGTGGCGTGCGGCGGCCCGCCGATCCGGCTGACGCCGGTTGCCCCCAGCAAGGGTTATCCCGTAGAAATGTGCGTCGTTCGGTGCCCGGTCCGCCGCCGCCGGCCGATGCGGCAATCTGTACGCGGCGAGGGACGCAGTTCGGGCCTCGTGGAACCTGGAGGTCTGGTGGGGATGGCGCTGCCGCGGTGGCTCAGCCGGCGACGGCTGCCCGGTGGCGCGGGCGCGCCGCCGACACGCACCCTCTACCCACAGTGGTACGGCAACGTCGCCGTGTTGTCGCACGCCGAAGACCCGCCGGCGCTGCTCTGGCAACTGCTGCGGGAAGCCGCCGCCGTCCCCGGTCGCGACGCCCTGGTCCTCGTCACCGGCAGGGCGCTGTCGCACCCCACGGGTGGTGCCGCGCTGCGCGGCGCGGTCGAACACGCGACCCAGGCGTTGGGTGCCCGTAGGGTCTGGGTGGCCGCCGACGGTCTCGGTCGCCCACAGGATGCCTACGCCAACTGGCTGCTGCGGTTGGCCACCCACGTCGGGGCCGAACTGCTGGCCCCGGACGGGCCGATTCACCTCACCCCGGACGGCACCCGGTACGTCGCCAGCGGCACCGGTGCCTCCGGTTGGCGATCGTTCCGGTTCGGCGCCGACCCTCGGGTGATCGCCAACCGGTATCCGCTACCGCCGTGGGAGGTGGCGTTGCCGGACCGCCCGGTGGGACTGCCGGGCCTGGTCGCCGACCCGATCCCCGCCGGGGTCCTGCTGCGGGCCAGCAGCGTGGCGGCGGTAGACCGCTCGGACCCGGCCTTCGACGTCCCGGTGGACCCACGGGGGCCGGCACTGGTACTCCGGCACGTGGGTGAGCCGCCGGTCGAGCCGGTCGACCTTGCCGCGATCTTCGTCGGACTACCGCCCCGGGCGACGGTCCGGATCGAAGTCGGCCTACTCGACCCCGCCTGGGCGCCGCCCCGGCCACAGTGGCTGGACCGGCTCGCGGTGGCGCTCGACGCCAGACGCGACAGCGGCCGACTCGCTGCCGGGCCGCAGTCGGTCGGCCGCCGCCGGCCGGCCGGGCCGCCGCCAGCACTGCTGCGTACCGGCTGGGTGCGGGTCGACGACCGGCTCTACCGCTACGCGGCCGAGCCCCGACTGCTGGCGGAGGTCTCCGCGACCGGGATCCTGCTGCGCGCGACGGGGGAGTACCGCCGTGCGGACCTGGCGTTCATCGATCCGGCCGAGGGCGTGCTGCGGCTCGACGTGGCGGCATCCGAGCCGCTGGTAGCAGCGCTGTGTAGCGCCGTCGCGATGGCGTCCGACGGTCTCCGCGTGGACCGGGGTCTCGACCATCCCGCTACCGCCCGGCTGGCCGCGTTGCTCGACGGTCGACCCGACGACGCGCCGGCCGAAGGAACGACGGGCCGGCGGTACGTCGACCAGGCAGCCTTCGCGTCGACGCGCCCGGCTGCCGGGGCACCACGGCTGACCGTACCGTTGCCGGCCCGGGTGGTGGTGCCGGCGTCCCCGCAATCCGCGCTGCCGCCTGCGGTGGACGCTGCGTCCGGACCCTCGTCGCTGCCTGCCGCGACCGCGACTGCGTCTGCGACTGCCGCGACTGCCGCGACTGCGACTGCGTCTGCCGCGACTGCGACTGCCGCGACTGCCGCGACTGCGTCTGCCGCGACCGTGCCGGGTCCGCAGCCGCTGCCCGCCCCGCCGGCGCCGGTCGCACCGACGGCCCAGCCCTCGCTCGCCCATCCACCCGTGATCACCAGCTCCGGACCGGACCTTGAGCTGCCCAGCGACGACCACCCGGACGACATTCCATCTACAGTAGATGAGTTGCCGTCGGTCGCGGTGCCGCTTCCGGCGACCTCCGCCGGTGAGCCCGTCCTGGAGTCGCAGCCCACCACCGGGGCGGTCGACCGCTACACGCTGGCAGCCGGGACCGCGGTGCCGGATCGCGACAGCACGCTTGCCGAACAGCGTGAGTTCACCGCAGCCCTCGGGCCCGCGTACACAGACTCGATCACCACGGTGAACGCCGCGCTGGCCGCGTGGCCGGCGCTGCGTCAGGACATCTCGGCAAAGGCCAAGATCGACCTGGTGGCAGTACGTGTCTACTTCGGCCGGTCGGAGCTGGGCGCGGCGCGGCTCAACGCCGGGCTGCGGGCCGGGCAGCAGCCGGAACTGTCCAGCTACCTGTCGTGTCTGGT
This window harbors:
- a CDS encoding FtsK/SpoIIIE domain-containing protein, with translation MMRLLLTVVSGGADRDVALDVDPETPVGALTEQDGPPGDWYLDGARLEPAWTVRRAGLVAGVRLGDGAPASGGGVRYLPGDPRTHWLEVHGVGGPGAGRIWPVGLGSHDIGSAPGSAIDPGGSGVPAHAARLTIDDQGRAWVATGGTEVRLAVPRTPVPTEPMPALGHPSRPEQRAADRRAGQERDHPDEPEGSGRRHDGSRRWSPGVDLAVGSSLLRLVARPAPDAAVTPAVDVPMLDFNRPPRIVPPLLFARRRLPTPPTRPNSRPIPLLMILAPMVMGLAFVFLFRSYFFLLIMALSPVLALANWYTDRRSGRKRYRRDLAEYLRKRSRIMRELTAAVAEERSARCEASPDPATVLFTAVGPGRRLWERRRRDPDHLVLRVGTLDQPSLIDVEDPARAEPDRQLRWIVPDVPVTVDLIDRKVVGLAGAAETTYATARWLVLQAAALHSPRDLRIHVLTEPAGEERWSWVRWLPHTRPAEDGVPTARPYTLVGNDPETVANRVGELVSLVAARTKARGSQLGQVLFSEPDVVLVVDGARRLRDVPGMVQVLTDGPAVRVFAICIDAEERLLPEECTAVLRADADGLTVRQTGVPEATGVRPDLITAQWCERVARAMAPLRDVTPDETAGLPDRSRLLDLLDADPPDSVDLADRWSRQPASTSFVIGSGFDGTVALDLVRDGPHALIAGTTGAGKSELLQSMVVSLAAANRPDELTFVLVDYKGGSAFHSCVRLPHTLGMVTDLDSALVVRALESLGAELRRREEILAGVAVKDLVQYRTMRGRDPSLPAVPRLVLVIDEFATLVREVPDFIPGLVSIAQRGRSLGIHLILATQRPAGVVTTDIRANTNLRIALRVTDPMESTDVIDVPDAAMIPVATPGRALARLAHRSTLPFQTGYVGAVYQGGDPDAQQSRPAAAVHRTELPWSRLGRALPPPVEPTRDGTAPDALAATDLDVLVDAIAAAAREVGCEQQPSPWLPPLPPVVLLDDLALPKSHTGPGLPPVPYALADLPQQQRQPVLACDLAALGHLYVLGASRSGRSQLLRTLTASLARSLSTADLHLYAVDAAGGSMMVLSELPHCGAVVPRADLERLERLFGRLQGELARRHELLAQHSCAGLDELRAALPTAQRPAHLMLLVDGWDSLAAVLNDHDGGRLLDQFLGLLREGPAAGLHLVMSSERSLLTGRVANLNDHRIMLRMTDRTDYSAIGVNHRRVPEVVPPGRGWRSTDQAEIQIALLDPDPSGPAQVEAIRRIAAKATARDSGVPAHRRPFPVAGLPAAVTFAEAFAQVPDEQRRPLHALLGIGGDATEPYYVDFTGRQATFLVAGPPASGRSNTLATLAVSLLAGGTALVILTPRESVLRRLAAHGRVRAIEGPAPDPTQVSAAVEELGGPLVVLVDDVDLLGFANPVEAVLRQVVGTGRDRALGLAYAGTAETLTQSLGGWIAEARRSRQGVLLAPQSAIEGDLVGARVPPGLLRSGSRPGRGYVPDPATGVLSTVTIPHTVLR
- a CDS encoding cellulase family glycosylhydrolase, which translates into the protein MSSRSIRKFPLRLGLVAGGVAALLLAGTVVTTNAQAAAGCRVAYTVSAQWPGGFTANVNVTNLGDPLNGWRLAWAFPSGQRVTQAWNATVASSGSQVTATNMSYNATIATNSTVSFGFNGAWSGSNTTPTSFSLNGVACTGNVGPTATPTPTPSVSPSVSPSPSVSPSVSPSPSPQPADPMAAVAAMQPGWNLGNTFDAIPDETAWGNPLTTQAMLRHVRSQGYNSIRIPITWSNHHGPAPDYTIDPTWLTRIQEVVDWSLAEGFYVMINLHHDSWQWINTYPTDRTTVMDRYTALWSQLAATFRNHSPKLVFESINEPQFAGTASDAESDQLLHELNVEFVHLVRQSGGNNATRLLVLPTLHTSGEQARMDALITTFDQLDDPNLVATIHFYGWWPFSVNIAGGTRYDSNVEQDILNTFDRAYDTFVSRDIPVIIGEWALLSYDYTRPGIIQRGELLKFFEAVGYHARVRQLTTMLWDAGSFLHRPELRWRDQGIYEMMRASLTARSATASSDQIYVARSGAITSRSLTLNLNGTAFRSLWHGNTQLINGTDYTVAGSTLTLTQSAMTRLVGNRAHGVNATIEARFSSGVPWQISILSHDPPTQAAATGTTSSFVIPTQFRGDQLATMEAKYADGSPAGPANWTPYKEFWTHFQPDVSANTIVLKPEFFAEVNDGAVTLTFHFWSGTQITYQLTKSGTSVTGGPS
- a CDS encoding LysM peptidoglycan-binding domain-containing protein, with the protein product MASLAEQDRQVVPGILERVRLSAAGVLPQGAGAVRGGDAVLTTRVPGFVLGAALLLTPDSASGAHQGVADLVTAPASAGPVKYYIVGPPVNSQPEYLFAIAAATLGDGNRLQEIFDLNQGRQQPYGDTLVDPTRIEPGWVLLLPPDASGPGVMVGEPPDVAAPKTATAEPRSTDRSSMSVSSDLLRLVSAVLLIAVVGLVGAASLLLWRGTR
- a CDS encoding LacI family DNA-binding transcriptional regulator, with the translated sequence MTIAAIAESAGVSIPTVSKVINGRSGVAADTRARVEALISQAGYRRSSPVSRSNTMELVFDQIEDMWGLQIIRGVERAARQQRVGVVLTEFGPQRGAIRYWIDDTISRRPDCLVAVAQLDEEQRNQLRARGIPFVVFDPTTELPDDVPFVGATNWAGGRSATRHLIGQGHRRIAMIAGPDQVLCCRARLDGYRSALDAAGLPADPGLIVHAGLNQEAGEAAAIDLLNRPDRPTAIFACNDLQALGVYRAARRTGLRIPTDLSVVGFDDLPVATLVDPALTTVHQPLIEMAATATELALALGRGEQTTQIGLELATTLAVRQSTAPPPAFRDRLVS